The proteins below come from a single Oryzias latipes chromosome 14, ASM223467v1 genomic window:
- the LOC101156841 gene encoding transcription initiation factor TFIID subunit 1 isoform X4, with amino-acid sequence MSDSDSDEDQGRPFSLTGFLFGNINEDGQLEDDSVLDNESKKHLAGLGTLGLGSLITEITANEGEEKENKDSENVDGEGWVKSTDDAVDYSDISEVAEDETKKYRQAMGSLQLSRKTDDDDDYDADCEDIDSKLMPPPPPPSLSLPEKEESSSQSTNGKDSCTAGEDGDGIILPSIIAPSSAADKVDFSSSSDSESETDRPCQISGSGGPPDRLTLPLAGIMQKDAAKALPGVTELFPEFRPGKVLRFLRLFGPGKNMPSVWRSARRKKKRKHRDPQPGTPPPEGEVSEPGLEKKSGWIYEYALPPPPEQCLSDDEITMMAPVESKFSQTSGDGDKETESRPKVAEWRYGPAQLWYDMLGVPEDGSGFNYGFKLKRLESSEPQKQEIPKEITEIPQETVQRQKEMNDSDGEEVDGNEEKQALENEVFLMVTQLKWEDDIIWNGEDVKHKGTKTQRASLAGWLPSSMTRNANAYNAQQGLTRSNSQLVPPTPPPIPKTPTITGAKRDKSSLDHQASQEESCSWYSIFPIDNEELVYGRWEDNIIWDDQEMDHMLAPPVLTLDPNDENIILEIPDEKEEATSHSPSKENKKETAIKKSRILLGKTGVIKDEPQQNMSQPEVKDPWNLSNDEFYYPKQQGLRGTFGGNIIQHSIPALELRQPFFPTHMGPMKLRQFHRPTLKKYSFGALAQPGPHAVQPLLKHIKKKAKMREQERQASGGGDMFFMRTPQDLTGKDGDLILAEYSEEYPPLIMQVGMATKIKNYYKRKPGKDPGAPDCKYGETVYCHTSPFLGSLHPGQLLQAFENNLFRSPIYLHKMPETDFLVLRTRHGYFIRELVDIIVVGQECPLFEVPGPNSKRANTHIRDFLQVFIYRLFWKSKDRPRRIRMEDIKKAFPSHSESSIRKRLKLCADFKRTGMDSNWWVLKPDFRLPTEEEIRAMVSPEQCCAYYSMLVAEQRLKDAGYGEKSFFAPEEENEEDFQMKIDDEVRTAPWNTTRAFISAMKGKCLLEVTGVADPTGCGEGFSYVKVPNKPTQQKDDKEPQPVKKTVTGTDADLRRLSLKNAKQLLRKFGVPEEEIKKLSRWEVIDVVRTMSTEQARSGEGPMSKFARGSRFSVAEHQERYKEECQRIFDLQNKVLESTEVLSTDTDSSSAEDSDFEEMGKNIENMLQNKKTSSQLSREREEQERKELQRMLMGEESDNKGRKDRRKGLSSSLSTSSHKDDDTSSVTSLNSSATGRRLKIYRTFRDEDGKEYVRCETVRKAAVIDAYTRIRTTKDDEFIRKFALFDEQHREEMRKERRRIQEQLRRLKRNQEKDKIKGPPEKKAKKAKERPDLKVKLKCGACGAIGHMRTNKFCPLYYQTNAPPSNPVAMTEEQEEELEKTVIHNDNEELIKVEGTKIVLGKQLIESADEVRRKSLVLKFPKQQLPQKKKRRVGSAVHCDYLNKPHKAIHRRRTDPMVTLSSVLESLINDMRDHPNTYPFHTPVNAKVVKDYYKIITRPMDLQTLRENVRKRMYPSREEFREAVELIVKNSATYNGAKHPITQVAQSMLDLCDAKLKEKEDRLVRLEKAINPLLDDDDQVAFSFILDNIVTQKMMIVPDSWPFHHPVNKKFVPDYYKVIPNPMDLETIRKNISKHKYQNRDAFLSDVSLIHANSIKYNGPDSPYTKTALDIISICKQTLAEYDEHLTQLEKDICTAKEAALDAADLDGFESMPGPYTPQPADLFDSGASGSLPREPSSLFSEGPLVVAPEKRGGQGRHGRRPGEEESDVDIEGFEEEDDGKPKTPAPAEDAEGDLEDEDDDDEMLLPPRRRAHDQDEDEEEREHRRSSHPAQSSVLYQDLLMSDGEDDASEEEGDNPFSSIQLSESGSDSDREVNVRPPPPRRTQETARMGMEQDESMMSYEGDGPDGPTLEDSNISYGSYEETESRSQTQTSTMINGEEYGISEEEEDEEDEARRRGPAVLSQVQLSEDEESEEFRSIGGDSDMDSDN; translated from the exons ATGTCTGACTCTGACAGTGACGAAGATCAAGGTCGCCCGTTTTCCCTCACTGGCTTCCTCTTTGGAAACATCAATGAAGACGGACAGTTGGAGGATGATAGCGTTTTGGacaat GAGTCCAAAAAGCATCTCGCTGGTTTAGGAACTCTGGGTCTGGGTTCTTTAATTACAGAGATTACTGCAAATGAGGgcgaggaaaaagaaaataaagattcagAAAATGTCGATGGGGAAG GTTGGGTGAAAAGCACTGACGACGCTGTCGATTATTCTGACATCAGCGAGGTGGCAGAAGATGAGACCAAAAAGTACCGCCAGGCTATGGGGTCTTTGCAGCTAAGCCGGAAAACTG ATGACGACGACGACTATGATGCTGACTGTGAGGATATTGACTCTAAGCTCATGCCTCCACCGCCGCCGCCTAGTCTTTCATTGCCAGAGAAGGAGGAATCCTCAAGCCAGAGCACAAACGGTAAAGATTCATGTACTG CGGGGGAAGACGGTGATGGCATCATCCTGCCCTCCATCATTGCACCATCCTCTGCTGCTGATAAGGTGGACTTCAGCAGCTCTTCAGACTCTGAGTCAGAAACTGACAGACCTTGTCAGATCTCTGGATCTGGAGGCCCCCCCGACAGACTTACCCTCCCTCTTGCTGGCATAATGCAGAAAGATGCAGCCAAAGCTCTGCCTGGCGTCACAGAGCTCTTTCCAGAGTTTAGGCCTGGCAAG GTTCTCAGGTTCTTAAGGCTGTTTGGTCCTGGAAAGAACATGCCGTCAGTTTGGAGGAGTGCCCGCAGGAAGAAGAAGCGGAAACACAGGGACCCTCAGCCTGGAACACCTCCACCTGAAGGTGAGGTGTCAGAACCAGGCCTGGAGAAAAAATCGGGATGGATTTATGAGTACGCCCTCCCTCCACCCCCAGAGCAGTGCCTCTCCGATGATGAG ATAACTATGATGGCTCCAGTGGAGTCAAAGTTTTCGCAGACCAGTGGGGATGGGGACAAGGAGACAGAGTCTCGACCTAAAGTGGCAGAATGGAGATATGGTCCAGCTCAGCTCTGGTATGACATGCTGGGTGTACCTGAGGATGGAAGTGGTTTCAACTATGGGTTCAAGCTGAAAAGGCTGGAGTCCAGTGAGCCTCAGAAGCAGGAGATCCCCAAGGAAATCACAGAGATTCCTCAAGAA ACGGTTCAGAGACAAAAGGAAATGAATGACAGCGATGGAGAGGAAGTTGatggaaatgaagaaaaacaggcTTTAGAGAATGAGGTCTTCTTGATGGTCACTCAGCTTAAGTGGGAGGATGATATCATTTGGAATGGAGAAGATGTAAAGCACAAGGGAACCAAGACACAGAGAGCCAGTCTGGCAGGATGGCTTCCCTCCAGCATGACGCGCAACGCCAATGCTTATAATGCACAGCAAG gtCTCACTAGAAGTAATTCTCAGCTGGTACCACCAACGCCTCCACCCATACCCAAAACTCCTACGATCACAGGTGCTAAACGGGACAAAAGCAGCCTCGATCATCAAG CTTCTCAAGAAGAATCCTGTTCCTGGTATTCTATTTTCCCCATTGACAATGAGGAGCTGGTGTATGGCCGATGGGAAGACAACATCATCTGGGATGATCAGGAGATGGATCACATGCTTGCACCACCTGTTCTTACACTGGATCCCAATGATGAGAATATTATTCTAG AAATTCCAGATGAGAAAGAAGAAGCGACCTCACATTCACCATCAAAAGAGAATAAGAAGGAAACTGCAATTAAGAAGAGCCGCATTTTATTGGGAAAGACCGGAGTGATCAAAGACGAGCCGCAGCAA AACATGTCCCAGCCTGAAGTTAAGGATCCCTGGAATCTCTCCAATGATGAGTTTTACTACCCCAAACAGCAAGGTCTGAGAGGAACCTTTGGTGGCAATATCATTCAG CATTCAATCCCAGCTCTAGAGCTACGGCAGCCATTCTTCCCCACTCACATGGGACCCATGAAGCTTCGCCAGTTCCATCGTCCAACACTGAAGAAGTATTCATTTGGAGCTTTAGCTCAGCCGGGCCCCCACGCTGTTCAGCCCCTACTCAAACACATCAAGAAGAAGGCCAAG ATGAGAGAGCAGGAGCGGCAAGCTTCAGGAGGTGGAGACATGTTTTTTATGCGAACGCCACAAGACCTGACAGGCAAAGATGGCGATCTGATTCTAGCAGAATACAGTGAGGAATACCCGCCTCTTATCATGCAAGTGGGCATGGCTACAAAGATCAAGAACTACTACAAAAGG AAACCTGGAAAAGATCCTGGAGCGCCAGACTGTAAGTACGGAGAGACTGTGTACTGCCACACGTCCCCCTTTCTGGGCTCTTTGCACCCTGGACAATTACTCCAG gcaTTTGAGAACAACCTTTTTCGGTCCCCGATCTATCTGCACAAAATGCCAGAAACGGATTTCTTGGTCCTACGAACCCGGCATGGCTACTTCATTAGAGAGCTTGTTGACATTATTGTAGTTGGACAGGAGTGTCCCTTGTTTGAAGTCCCAGGGCCAAACTCCAAGCGAGCCAATACTCACATCAGGGACTTCTTGCAG GTGTTTATTTACCGCTTGTTCTGGAAGAGCAAGGATCGGCCCAGAAGAATCCGcatggaggacataaagaaagCTTTTCCGTCACACTCAGAAAGCAGCATCAGGAAACGGCTCAAGTTATGTGCAGACTTCAAACGTACAG GTATGGACTCCAACTGGTGGGTGTTGAAACCGGACTTCAGATTGcccacagaagaagaaatccGAGCCATGGTGTCTCCAGAGCAGTGCTGTGCTTATTACAGCATGCTTGTGGCAGAGCAGAGGCTAAAG GATGCTGGATATGGTGAGAAATCTTTCTTTGCCCCAGAAGAAGAGAATGAGGAGGACTTTCAGATGAAGATTGACGATGAG GTGCGGACAGCTCCTTGGAACACAACACGAGCGTTCATTTCTGCCATGAAGGGAAAGTGTCTGCTGGAGGTGACTGGTGTGGCAGATCCCACAGGCTGTGGGGAGGGTTTCTCCTATGTGAAAGTGCCCAACAAGCCCACCCAACAGAAG GATGACAAAGAGCCTCAACCTGTCAAGAAGACGGTGACGGGGACAGATGCAGATCTCAGGAGGCTTTCACTTAAGAACGCCAAGCAGCTGCTTCGCAAGTTTGGAGTTCCGGAGGAAGAA ATCAAGAAGCTCTCTCGCTGGGAGGTAATCGATGTGGTGAGAACCATGTCCACAGAGCAGGCGCGATCAGGCGAAGGTCCCATGAGCAAATTTGCCAGAGGCTCTCGTTTCTCTGTGGCTGAACACCAGGAGCGCTACAAGGAAGAGTGCCAGAGGATCTTTGATCTGCAGAACAA AGTTCTGGAGTCAACAGAGGTGCTGTCCACAGACACAGACAGCAGTTCAGCAGAAGATAGTGACTTTGAGGAGATGGGTAAAAACATTgagaacatgctgcagaacaaaaagaCCAGCTCCCAGCTTTCTCGGGAGAGAGAAGAGCAGGAAAGGaaggagctgcagaggatgctGATGGGAGAAGAGAGCGACAACAAAGGACGCAAGGATAGGCGTAAAGGGTTAT CCAGTTCCTTGTCCACCAGCTCTCACAAAGATGACGACACATCTTCTGTCACCAGCCTAAACTCCTCAGCTACGGGACGCAGACTCAAGATCTACCGCACATTTAGAGACGAGGATGGTAAAGAGTATGTGCGCTGTGAGACTGTGAGGAAGGCTGCAGTGATTGATGCATATACCAGAATCAGAACCACCAAAGATGATGAATTCAT ACGAAAGTTTGCCCTGTTTGATGAGCAGCACAGAGAGGAGATGAGGAAAGAGCGTCGGCGAATTCAGGAGCAGCTCAGGAGGCTGAAGAGAAACCAAGAGAAGGACAAGATCAAAGGTCCTCCAGAGAAAAAGGCCAAGAAAGCCAAAGAGAGACCAGACCTCAAGGTAAAA TTGAAGTGTGGAGCTTGTGGAGCCATCGGCCACATGAGGACCAACAAATTCTGTCCGCTTTACTATCAAACCAACGCTCCACCCTCAAATCCTGTTGCCATGACAGAAGAGCAGGAAGAAGAGCTGGAGAAGACGGTCATCCATAATGACAATGAGGAACTGATCAAAGTGGAAGGAACCAAGATTGTACTGGGAAAGCAACTCATTGAGAG TGCTGATGAGGTGCGCAGGAAGTCTTTGGTGCTGAAGTTTCCTAAGCAGCAGCTGccgcaaaagaaaaagagacgTGTGGGAAGTGCGGTCCACTGCGATTACCTCAAT AAACCGCATAAGGCGATCCACCGCAGACGCACCGACCCCATGGTTACTTTGTCCTCTGTGCTAGAAAGCCTCATCAACGATATGCGGGATCATCCAAAT ACATACCCCTTCCACACACCCGTCAATGCCAAGGTGGTGAAGGACTACTATAAAATCATTACTCGGCCCATGGATCTGCAGACGCTCAGGGAGAACGTGCGCAAGCGGATGTACCCGTCCAGGGAGGAGTTTCGTGAAGCTGTGGAgctcattgtgaaaaacagtgccACGTACAACG GCGCCAAACATCCGATCACTCAAGTGGCGCAGTCCATGCTGGACCTGTGCGACGCTAAACTGAAGGAG AAAGAGGACAGGCTGGTGAGGCTGGAGAAAGCCATCAACCCTCTGCTGGATGACGATGATCAAGTGGCCTTCTCCTTCATCTTGGACAACATTGTAACTCAGAAAATGATGATTGTTCCCGAT tcctGGCCATTTCACCATCCTGTCAACAAAAAGTTTGTGCCTGACTACTATAAGGTTATACCAAATCCCATGGATCTGGAGACCATCAGAAAG aacaTCTCCAAACACAAATACCAGAACCGAGACGCGTTTCTTTCTGATGTTAGTCTCATCCACGCCAACAGCATCAAGTATAATG GCCCAGACAGCCCATACACCAAGACAGCTCTGGATATAATCAGCATCTGTAAACAGACTCTGGCAGAG TATGATGAGCACTTGACACAGCTGGAGAAAGACATCTGCACTGCTAAGGAGGCAGCTCTAGACGCAGCAGATCTCGACGGTTTCGAATCCATGCCTGGGCCTTACACCCCGCAG CCTGCTGATCTGTTTGACAGTGGGGCTTCAGGGAGTCTGCCCAGAGAGCCCAGCAGCCTTTTCTCTGAGGGACCTCTAGTGGTTGCTCCAGAGAAGAGAGGGGGGCAG GGACGGCACGGCAGGAGACCTGGAGAAGAGGAGTCAGATGTAGATATCGAAGGGTTtgaagaggaagatgatggGAAACCCAAAACTCCAGCTCCA GCAGAGGATGCTGAAGGGGATTtggaagatgaagatgatgatgacgagATGCTGCTGCCTCCTCGCCGGCGAGCACACGACCAAGATGAGGACGAAGAGGAGCGAGAGCATAGGAGATCAAGCCACCCGGCTCAGTCCAGCGTGCTGTATCAAGATCTGCTGATGTCAGATGGAGAGGATGATGCCAGCGAAGAGGAGGGCGACAATCCTTTCTCCT CCATTCAGCTGTCAGAGAGTGGCAGCGACTCCGACAGAGAGGTCAACGTGCGACCGCCGCCTCCACGGAGAACTCAGGAGACGGCCCGCATGGGCATGGAGCAGGACGAGAGCATGATGTCGTACGAAGGAGACGGGCCTGATGGGCCAACTTTAGAGGACAGCAACATCAG CTACGGCAGCTATGAGGAGACTGAGAGTCGTAGTCAGACGCAGACATCTACCATGATAAACGGTGAAGAATACGGGATcagtgaagaggaggaggatgaagaagatgaagcaCGGAGAAGAGGTCCAGCTGTGCTCTCCCAGGTCCAGCTGAGTGAAGACGAGGAGAGTGAAGAGTTTAGATCCATCGGAGGAGACAGCGACATGGACTCTGACAATTAA